A single window of Luteitalea sp. DNA harbors:
- a CDS encoding creatininase family protein → MLLAHTTWKEAREAAAGNVVFLVPLGSLEQHGPHLPLLTDTALVDGVAARVEQQAPDRIVLLPTLWVGHSPHHRRLACVSLDLFPYIEVLRGVCRSLVALGARKILLLSGHGGNEVPAKGALRELKSELADRRDVYIAYANYWSLAAHAIADIRSSPPGGLGHAGELETSLMLALHEPLVRLKEAAADGPFDAGPWRLADMQRSQPYYIVNEFDEISRSGTVGMPEHASREKGEALLAAIANGVRAFIDELLTWRYQEESGSC, encoded by the coding sequence ATGCTGCTGGCGCACACGACCTGGAAGGAAGCACGAGAGGCGGCCGCCGGGAACGTGGTGTTCCTGGTGCCGCTCGGCTCGCTCGAGCAACACGGCCCTCACCTGCCGTTGCTGACCGACACGGCGCTCGTGGACGGCGTTGCCGCCCGCGTCGAACAGCAGGCGCCCGACCGCATCGTTCTGCTGCCCACGCTCTGGGTGGGACACTCGCCGCATCATCGCCGGCTCGCATGCGTGAGCCTAGATCTCTTCCCGTACATCGAAGTGCTTCGAGGCGTCTGCCGATCGCTCGTGGCCCTCGGCGCCCGCAAGATTCTCCTACTGAGCGGACACGGTGGCAACGAAGTGCCTGCGAAGGGAGCGCTCCGCGAGCTCAAGTCGGAGCTCGCGGACCGGCGCGACGTCTACATCGCGTATGCGAACTACTGGAGTCTTGCGGCACACGCCATCGCCGATATCCGCTCGTCGCCTCCAGGCGGCCTTGGCCACGCCGGCGAGCTCGAAACATCCCTGATGCTCGCACTTCACGAACCGCTCGTGCGCCTGAAGGAGGCCGCGGCCGACGGCCCATTCGATGCTGGCCCGTGGCGCCTCGCCGACATGCAGCGCAGTCAGCCCTACTACATCGTCAACGAGTTCGACGAAATCTCTCGATCCGGCACGGTCGGGATGCCGGAGCATGCGAGTCGCGAGAAGGGCGAGGCGCTTCTGGCTGCGATCGCGAACGGCGTCAGGGCGTTCATCGACGAGCTCCTGACGTGGCGATACCAGGAAGAGTCCGGCTCATGTTAA